From one Caldithrix abyssi DSM 13497 genomic stretch:
- a CDS encoding T9SS type A sorting domain-containing protein: MKYFFISILVLFIARATHAQYDSIYVDDRWRTFLTHLPPQYDSGQDTLYSIILALHGGYGNAYNMENTTQLSQKADTAANPFIVVYPEGVKSPLGVRTWNAGWCCGYAMDNHIDDVRFISALIDTLLARYRIDKDRVYATGLSNGGMMSFRLAAELTWKLAAIAPVAASMTLEGPWNPTRPMPIIHFHSYLDEDVPYYGGVGSGPSDHYNPPVDSVLNEWSALNGCANENDTLYHEVGEYLFKVWTQCNNDADIHSYVTYDGGHSWPGGQQGSIFGDPPSEKINANDLMWAFFLEHPANGGTSIVKEKSMVTGNFKLYQNYPNPFNPLTQIRYSISKPSHVKLTVYNLSGRQIQVLVDQKLSAGTYVTSFNGVSLANGIYFARMEADGYRSSIKLLLIK, translated from the coding sequence ATGAAATATTTTTTTATTAGTATCCTGGTTTTGTTTATTGCCAGGGCGACGCACGCCCAATACGATTCCATTTATGTGGACGACCGCTGGCGCACCTTTCTCACCCATCTTCCTCCGCAGTATGATTCCGGGCAGGACACGCTCTATTCGATTATCCTGGCCTTGCATGGCGGTTACGGCAATGCGTATAATATGGAAAACACAACCCAGCTCAGTCAAAAAGCAGACACCGCTGCAAATCCCTTTATTGTAGTTTATCCGGAGGGCGTAAAAAGTCCGCTGGGCGTCCGCACATGGAACGCCGGCTGGTGCTGCGGATACGCCATGGATAATCACATCGACGATGTGCGATTTATTTCCGCTTTGATCGATACGTTGCTGGCGCGCTACCGTATTGATAAAGACAGAGTTTATGCAACCGGACTTTCTAATGGCGGCATGATGAGCTTTCGTCTGGCGGCTGAGCTAACCTGGAAGCTGGCAGCCATTGCTCCGGTAGCGGCTTCAATGACTCTGGAAGGCCCGTGGAATCCGACGCGCCCCATGCCCATCATTCATTTTCACTCTTACCTCGATGAGGATGTGCCCTATTACGGCGGCGTGGGCAGCGGACCTTCTGATCATTATAATCCGCCAGTAGATTCCGTCCTTAATGAATGGTCAGCGCTAAACGGATGCGCCAACGAAAATGACACGCTGTATCATGAAGTGGGCGAGTATCTGTTTAAGGTCTGGACGCAGTGTAATAATGATGCGGATATTCACAGCTACGTAACGTATGACGGCGGCCACTCCTGGCCTGGCGGACAGCAGGGAAGCATATTTGGCGATCCGCCTTCGGAAAAAATTAATGCCAATGATTTAATGTGGGCTTTTTTCCTCGAGCATCCGGCCAATGGCGGCACCTCTATAGTTAAAGAAAAATCTATGGTAACCGGAAATTTTAAACTGTATCAGAATTATCCCAATCCATTTAATCCGCTTACCCAAATTCGCTACTCCATTTCCAAACCATCGCATGTTAAATTGACCGTTTACAATTTGTCGGGCCGGCAAATTCAGGTTCTGGTTGACCAAAAACTCTCCGCAGGCACTTATGTAACTTCGTTTAATGGGGTTTCTCTGGCGAACGGTATTTATTTTGCCAGAATGGAGGCCGATGGCTACCGTTCATCCATCAAACTGCTGTTGATTAAATAA
- a CDS encoding TetR/AcrR family transcriptional regulator: MVSEAIKIIHQKGYSGLSIRELAGKVGISEPAIYRHFRSKEEIILRILERMNRFGDLLRQELNKLPDARSKIKKLVEMHLEFLEANREMTSVIFSEEIFEPREGIQQKVREIIRSRREFLDQLLEVARQNKEVVDVPAQELSIVILGYLRMTVLEWRTANFSFSLQDRGQRIIETLDKIIFIKDVS; this comes from the coding sequence ATCGTTAGCGAAGCAATAAAAATTATTCATCAAAAGGGTTACTCAGGCCTTTCCATTCGGGAGTTGGCCGGTAAAGTTGGGATTTCTGAGCCGGCCATTTACCGCCACTTTCGCAGCAAAGAAGAAATCATCCTGAGAATTCTGGAACGCATGAATCGTTTTGGCGATTTGCTCCGCCAGGAATTAAACAAACTCCCCGATGCCCGGAGTAAAATCAAAAAGTTGGTAGAAATGCACCTTGAATTTCTGGAAGCCAACCGGGAAATGACCTCGGTGATTTTTTCGGAAGAAATTTTCGAGCCGCGCGAAGGCATCCAGCAGAAAGTGCGGGAAATTATCCGCAGCCGCCGTGAATTTTTAGACCAACTCCTGGAAGTGGCTCGCCAGAATAAAGAAGTGGTGGATGTTCCCGCACAGGAGTTGAGCATCGTTATTCTGGGATATCTTCGTATGACGGTGCTGGAATGGCGCACGGCGAATTTTAGTTTCTCATTGCAAGATAGAGGGCAGCGGATTATTGAAACACTGGATAAAATTATTTTTATTAAAGATGTAAGTTGA
- a CDS encoding efflux RND transporter permease subunit, with the protein MTLPRFSLQNKYTIYALSIAAIIFGVLAYISLPIQLFPDTAPPLVNVLTPYPGAAAKDVADLVSDPIETECAALEGVHKVTSTSQDGLSLVSIEFNYDRDVDIAAVDVQNAISRIRSKLPRQIGEPQVLKFSTSDRPVLTMGLTGENLVEIRRLAEDILAPELQRVAGVALVDVFGGHQPEISVLVDRDKLEAYRLRLPMIVNAITTHNVSLPAGQIRSEGRQYSFRVDERSRTPEDIRNIVLTTPMGKRIRVGDIATVSEGSAEDLSRFHVNGKSAIAMQIFKQDDANTVDVVEKAQQKFAELQKRYPQIKMIEAEESASFTRQVVSNMFGSVWQALLLAAIIIFLFLSSFQRGLVVTVSMPMSFLLTFAGMKFFGIEVNLVTLTAIILSVGMVVDASVVILENITRRYHEDKLSPKEAALAGAEEIQFAVIAGNATTLVVLVPLLFLYGFIGKTFGPLASTLIIAFVGSLLVSLTLVPILTELVTREGGKLEKLAIKITAPWNRAMEKLRGFYIGLLTRSLKARWLVFVTAIALFIVGLGLLRYLGMELLPKMDGGTSFVTVETPSGSSLDETEAVVRQVEQIIMQEPEVERISTQIGFEPGMHSFGGGGVQGPTNAFISITLTPRTERDETIWQIQDRIRQKLAKIPNIQNYVVRESGSTAKVTTAASIVVSVRGEDELVLNKLGDQILEIVRGVPGVVNPYRSWRMDQRSILLSVDEERARELGLPPAAISQELTQSLDGINAGILRGPLGEDTPIRVRYSKAFRETEQDAYAVRALSPGDGNIFPVGAVASGREVKVQGLVTRENLEPTLQILALHQDRPLNFVTADVEKAVAQIVAPQGYSIRLEGENKDMAESRDELMGALGIAVIAIYLLLVAQFRSWVHPITVMMAIPLSLIGVSIALLIAGKSVSMPVMVGLILLVGIVVNNSIILIDFIRQRREAGAERQKAIIDSVATRFRPIMMTSFSTIVGMIPLAMEWALGAERFSPLAIAVIGGMTAATFLTMLVIPILYDTFDELGNKIRNVSLK; encoded by the coding sequence ATGACATTACCACGTTTTTCTTTACAAAACAAGTACACCATTTACGCCCTGTCCATTGCAGCGATAATTTTTGGCGTTCTGGCGTACATCAGTTTGCCTATTCAGTTGTTTCCGGATACCGCGCCGCCGCTGGTTAATGTGCTTACGCCTTATCCGGGCGCGGCTGCCAAGGATGTGGCAGACCTGGTTTCGGATCCCATTGAAACCGAATGCGCGGCGCTGGAGGGCGTACATAAAGTAACTTCCACCTCTCAGGATGGGCTGTCTCTGGTCAGCATTGAATTCAATTACGACCGGGATGTGGACATCGCCGCCGTGGATGTGCAAAACGCCATTTCCCGGATTCGTTCCAAATTGCCGCGTCAGATTGGCGAGCCGCAGGTGCTCAAATTTTCCACCAGCGATCGTCCCGTGCTAACCATGGGACTCACCGGAGAAAATCTGGTGGAAATCCGTCGCCTGGCAGAAGACATTCTGGCTCCGGAACTTCAGCGCGTTGCTGGTGTGGCGCTGGTGGATGTGTTTGGCGGGCATCAGCCAGAAATTTCAGTGCTGGTAGATCGCGACAAACTGGAAGCCTACCGCCTGCGACTGCCCATGATCGTGAACGCCATTACCACGCACAACGTGAGTTTGCCCGCAGGGCAGATTCGCAGCGAAGGGCGGCAGTACAGCTTTAGGGTGGACGAACGAAGCCGAACACCGGAAGATATCCGCAATATCGTGCTCACCACGCCCATGGGGAAACGTATTCGCGTGGGCGATATCGCCACCGTTTCGGAAGGCAGCGCCGAAGACCTTTCGCGCTTTCACGTGAACGGCAAATCGGCCATCGCCATGCAGATCTTTAAACAGGACGACGCCAATACCGTTGATGTGGTAGAAAAGGCGCAGCAAAAATTCGCCGAGCTGCAAAAGCGCTACCCGCAGATCAAAATGATCGAAGCGGAGGAATCGGCCTCATTTACGCGCCAGGTGGTGAGCAATATGTTTGGCAGCGTGTGGCAGGCGTTGCTTCTGGCCGCCATTATCATCTTTTTGTTCTTATCCAGCTTTCAACGCGGACTGGTGGTAACCGTATCTATGCCCATGTCTTTTTTACTCACCTTTGCCGGAATGAAATTTTTCGGTATTGAGGTCAATCTGGTAACCCTTACCGCCATCATCCTTTCGGTGGGCATGGTGGTGGACGCTTCGGTGGTTATTTTAGAAAATATTACGCGCCGCTACCACGAAGACAAACTTTCGCCCAAAGAAGCGGCATTAGCCGGCGCCGAAGAAATCCAGTTCGCCGTGATTGCCGGAAACGCCACTACCCTGGTGGTACTGGTACCGCTGCTTTTTCTGTACGGTTTCATCGGCAAAACCTTCGGCCCTTTAGCCAGCACGCTGATTATCGCCTTTGTGGGGTCTTTGCTGGTATCGTTGACTTTGGTGCCGATTTTAACAGAACTGGTCACACGCGAAGGCGGAAAATTAGAAAAGCTTGCCATAAAGATTACCGCACCGTGGAATCGCGCCATGGAAAAGCTGCGCGGATTTTACATCGGACTTTTGACCCGCAGTTTAAAGGCGCGCTGGCTGGTTTTTGTTACCGCCATCGCTCTGTTCATCGTTGGTCTTGGCTTGCTGCGCTATCTGGGCATGGAATTGCTGCCCAAAATGGACGGAGGCACCAGCTTTGTCACCGTTGAAACGCCTTCGGGCTCTTCGCTGGATGAAACCGAAGCGGTGGTGCGGCAGGTAGAACAAATTATTATGCAAGAACCGGAAGTAGAACGTATTTCTACGCAGATCGGTTTTGAACCTGGCATGCACTCCTTTGGCGGCGGCGGCGTACAGGGACCCACCAACGCCTTCATTTCCATTACATTAACGCCGCGTACCGAACGGGACGAGACCATCTGGCAAATCCAGGATCGAATCCGTCAGAAGCTGGCCAAAATACCTAATATTCAGAACTACGTGGTTCGGGAATCCGGTTCCACGGCCAAAGTAACCACGGCGGCGTCCATTGTGGTGAGCGTGCGCGGAGAAGATGAACTGGTTCTCAACAAATTGGGCGATCAGATTCTGGAAATAGTAAGAGGCGTGCCCGGCGTGGTCAATCCTTATCGTAGCTGGCGCATGGATCAACGCAGCATTCTGCTTTCGGTGGATGAAGAGCGGGCGCGAGAATTAGGCCTGCCTCCGGCAGCGATTTCGCAGGAATTAACCCAGTCGCTGGACGGTATCAATGCCGGTATTTTACGCGGGCCGCTGGGCGAAGATACGCCCATACGGGTTCGCTACAGCAAAGCATTCCGTGAAACAGAACAGGATGCGTATGCGGTGCGCGCCCTTTCCCCTGGCGATGGAAATATCTTTCCGGTAGGCGCCGTGGCAAGCGGCAGAGAAGTGAAGGTGCAGGGACTGGTTACGCGTGAAAACCTGGAGCCCACCCTGCAAATTCTGGCCCTGCATCAGGATCGCCCGCTGAATTTTGTGACCGCCGATGTGGAAAAAGCCGTTGCGCAGATCGTTGCGCCGCAGGGCTACTCCATCCGGCTGGAAGGCGAGAACAAGGACATGGCAGAGTCGCGCGATGAATTGATGGGCGCCCTGGGGATTGCCGTCATCGCCATCTATTTGCTGCTGGTGGCGCAGTTTCGCTCATGGGTTCATCCCATTACGGTAATGATGGCCATTCCTTTGAGTTTAATCGGCGTTTCCATTGCCCTGCTCATCGCCGGAAAGTCGGTTTCCATGCCGGTGATGGTAGGATTAATTCTATTAGTGGGAATTGTGGTGAACAACTCCATCATCTTAATCGACTTCATCCGCCAGAGACGAGAAGCCGGAGCAGAACGGCAGAAGGCCATTATTGACTCTGTTGCCACGCGTTTTCGGCCTATCATGATGACCTCGTTCTCCACGATTGTGGGGATGATTCCACTGGCGATGGAGTGGGCGCTGGGCGCAGAAAGATTCTCGCCACTGGCCATAGCCGTCATCGGCGGAATGACGGCCGCGACCTTTTTAACCATGCTGGTCATTCCGATTCTTTACGACACGTTTGACGAATTGGGCAACAAAATCAGAAATGTATCGTTGAAATAA
- a CDS encoding monovalent cation:proton antiporter family protein has product MEIPLLTDIVIIFGIAIAVLFIFHRLRLPAIVGFLLTGIVAGPYGLGLINAVHEVEIIAEIGVVLLLFTIGIEFSLERVLQIKKTVLLGGSLQVFLTFLATFFIASHFGQTLGVAVFIGFLVALSSTVIVLKLIQERGEVDSPHGRTTLGILIFQDIIVVPMLLITPILAGITDNLGESIIILLAKGVGLILLVIISARWIVPHVLYQITKTRNPELFLLSVIVICLGIAWLTSKAGLSLALGAFLAGLIISESEYSHQALGNILPFRDVFTTFFFVSIGMMLDIGFLFKEPLFIVLIGITVLFLKAIIAGTVTILLGFSLRTAILVGLGLSQIGEFSFILSRAGLEHGLLAGNIYQTFLAVSVLSMAATPFIMIVAPRLADFITRLPLPQRLISGFLPVTETEIVDKKDHLIIIGYGVNGKNVARAARVAGIPYTIIEMNPETVMCERAKGESIFYGDATHEGVLQHTNIKEARIVVVAINDPTATRRIVELARRLNPKVHLIVRTRYLQEMKPLYELGADEVIPEEFETSVEIFTRVLTKYLIPRDEIERLVHEVRADGYEMFRSLSRTSASISDLKLQLHEVNISTFKIPPDSPLIGKTLAQIDLRKRYGVSVVAIRRDSQILSNPGADMRLQANDVLFVLGSWEQIAEAFNTISSANQRNK; this is encoded by the coding sequence ATGGAAATACCGCTGCTCACCGACATCGTCATTATTTTCGGGATAGCAATTGCCGTTCTTTTTATCTTTCACCGACTTCGTTTGCCGGCCATTGTGGGCTTCCTTCTCACGGGAATTGTCGCCGGGCCATACGGACTTGGGCTGATAAATGCTGTTCACGAAGTAGAAATCATCGCTGAAATCGGCGTGGTTTTATTGCTTTTTACCATAGGCATCGAGTTTTCGCTGGAACGCGTGTTGCAGATTAAAAAGACCGTTCTTTTGGGCGGTTCGCTTCAGGTATTTCTAACCTTTCTGGCTACTTTTTTCATTGCCAGTCATTTCGGTCAAACTCTTGGCGTGGCGGTTTTTATCGGATTTTTAGTAGCGTTAAGCAGCACGGTAATTGTGCTTAAATTGATCCAGGAAAGAGGCGAGGTCGATAGTCCGCACGGGCGTACGACGCTTGGCATCCTGATCTTTCAGGACATCATCGTGGTGCCCATGCTTCTGATAACGCCTATTCTGGCCGGAATAACAGACAATTTAGGAGAATCCATCATTATTCTGCTGGCCAAAGGTGTGGGCCTTATCCTGCTGGTAATTATCTCCGCTAGATGGATAGTGCCCCATGTGTTGTATCAAATCACCAAAACACGCAATCCTGAACTTTTTCTGTTAAGTGTAATTGTAATCTGCCTTGGCATTGCATGGCTAACCTCAAAGGCTGGCCTCTCTCTTGCGCTGGGTGCGTTTTTAGCGGGCCTGATCATTTCTGAATCTGAGTACAGCCATCAGGCGCTGGGAAATATTCTTCCCTTTCGAGATGTTTTTACCACCTTCTTTTTTGTGTCCATTGGTATGATGCTTGACATCGGTTTTCTTTTTAAGGAGCCGCTATTTATTGTACTGATTGGAATAACCGTTTTGTTTTTAAAGGCCATCATTGCCGGAACGGTTACCATTTTACTGGGCTTTTCGCTGCGCACCGCCATATTGGTTGGCCTTGGCCTCAGCCAGATCGGCGAATTTTCTTTTATCCTGTCCAGAGCCGGCCTTGAACACGGTTTGCTGGCCGGCAACATTTATCAAACCTTTCTGGCAGTCTCTGTGCTTAGCATGGCGGCAACGCCGTTCATCATGATCGTAGCGCCCCGCCTAGCCGATTTTATCACGCGATTGCCGCTGCCCCAAAGATTGATCTCCGGCTTTTTGCCTGTTACAGAAACAGAAATTGTAGACAAGAAAGATCATCTTATTATCATTGGCTACGGAGTGAACGGGAAAAATGTGGCACGCGCCGCCAGGGTGGCCGGCATTCCTTATACCATTATCGAGATGAACCCGGAAACAGTAATGTGCGAACGAGCAAAGGGCGAATCGATATTTTACGGCGATGCAACGCATGAGGGCGTGCTCCAGCATACGAACATCAAGGAAGCAAGAATTGTAGTGGTTGCCATCAACGATCCCACGGCCACACGGCGCATTGTCGAATTGGCTCGCAGGCTGAATCCCAAGGTTCATTTGATCGTACGTACGCGTTATCTGCAGGAAATGAAACCACTTTACGAATTAGGCGCCGACGAAGTGATCCCGGAAGAGTTTGAGACATCCGTGGAGATATTTACGCGCGTATTAACAAAATATCTTATTCCCAGAGATGAAATCGAACGGCTGGTGCATGAGGTACGGGCAGATGGCTACGAAATGTTTCGCAGCCTTTCCAGAACATCCGCTTCTATTTCCGATCTGAAACTTCAACTTCATGAGGTTAATATCAGCACATTTAAAATTCCGCCGGATTCGCCGTTGATCGGGAAAACGCTTGCCCAGATTGATTTGCGAAAGCGATATGGCGTTTCTGTGGTGGCCATCCGTCGGGATTCGCAAATTTTATCCAATCCCGGCGCGGATATGCGTCTGCAGGCCAATGATGTGCTGTTTGTCCTTGGCTCCTGGGAACAAATAGCGGAAGCCTTTAACACGATTTCTTCTGCAAATCAGCGTAATAAATAA
- the nhaA gene encoding Na+/H+ antiporter NhaA yields the protein MKKIIEDFIQKESSSGILLIIATILALMMNNSFMSGVYQTFLHIPIEVRISALHLDKTLLHWVNDGLMVIFFFLIGLEVKRETLEGHLSTLKQAALPGIAAVGGMAIPAVIYLAFNIGDPIAVNGWAVPCATDIAFALGVLSLLGKRVPISLKIFLLALAIIDDLGAIVIIAVFYTSQLSMASLAVAGVALAALIILNLLGVTKKTPYFLIGVILWVAVLKSGVHATLAGVALAFTIPLYGKRKNENGEFESPLKELEHSIHPWVAFFILPVFAFVNAGVNLSGMSINQMFGPVPLGIMLGLFLGKQLGVFGFSWLAIKLKVARLPEQSNWMQLYGVSILTGIGFTMSLFILTLAFEDDSLFQYTDKLAILLGSLMSGVIGYLVLRIFKPHTNQTS from the coding sequence ATGAAGAAAATAATTGAAGATTTCATCCAGAAAGAATCGTCCAGCGGCATTTTATTGATCATTGCTACGATTTTAGCGCTTATGATGAACAATTCGTTCATGTCCGGAGTGTATCAAACATTTTTACATATTCCCATAGAAGTGCGGATCAGTGCATTACATCTTGACAAAACACTTTTGCATTGGGTGAATGATGGTTTGATGGTCATTTTCTTCTTTTTAATTGGTCTTGAAGTAAAAAGAGAAACATTGGAAGGTCATTTATCGACCTTAAAACAGGCCGCTTTACCGGGAATTGCCGCTGTTGGCGGAATGGCCATCCCGGCAGTGATATATTTAGCATTTAACATTGGCGATCCCATTGCGGTTAACGGCTGGGCGGTTCCCTGTGCAACGGATATTGCTTTTGCCCTGGGCGTGCTTTCCTTGCTCGGGAAAAGAGTTCCCATATCATTAAAAATATTTTTACTGGCGCTGGCTATTATTGACGACCTGGGCGCCATTGTAATCATAGCTGTCTTTTATACTTCCCAGTTGTCCATGGCATCATTAGCGGTTGCCGGCGTGGCTCTGGCGGCATTGATTATTCTTAATTTACTGGGCGTCACCAAAAAAACGCCTTACTTTCTTATTGGCGTAATATTATGGGTGGCTGTTCTTAAATCTGGCGTTCATGCAACCCTGGCCGGCGTAGCATTAGCCTTTACAATCCCCTTGTACGGAAAAAGAAAAAATGAAAACGGCGAATTTGAGTCCCCTCTAAAAGAATTGGAACACAGCATCCATCCCTGGGTTGCGTTTTTCATCCTGCCAGTATTTGCTTTTGTCAACGCCGGGGTAAACCTTTCCGGAATGTCAATCAATCAGATGTTTGGCCCGGTGCCTCTTGGAATTATGTTGGGCTTGTTTTTAGGTAAACAGCTTGGCGTTTTTGGATTTAGCTGGCTGGCCATCAAGTTAAAAGTGGCCAGGTTACCAGAACAGAGTAACTGGATGCAGTTGTATGGCGTTTCTATATTAACCGGCATTGGTTTTACCATGAGTTTGTTTATTCTTACCCTGGCCTTTGAGGATGATAGTCTCTTTCAATATACCGATAAACTGGCCATATTGTTAGGGTCTTTAATGTCCGGAGTGATTGGATACCTGGTTCTCAGGATTTTCAAACCCCATACCAACCAGACATCTTAA